One part of the Leclercia sp. LSNIH1 genome encodes these proteins:
- the acs gene encoding acetate--CoA ligase — protein MSQVHKHDIPANIADRCLINPEQYQEKYQHSITNPDAFWGEQGKILDWITPYQTVKNTSFAPGNVSIKWYEDGTLNLAANCLDRHLAERGDQTAIIWEGDDATQSKNITYRELHRDVCRFANVLLAQGIKKGDVVAIYMPMVPEAAVAMLACARIGAVHSVIFGGFSPEAVAGRIIDSSSKLVITADEGVRAGRAVPLKKNVDDALKNPNVNSVNSVIVLKRTGNAIEWHEGRDLWWSDLIEQASDQHQPEAMNAEDPLFILYTSGSTGKPKGVLHTTGGYLVYAATTFKYVFDYHQGDIYWCTADVGWVTGHSYLLYGPLACGATTLMFEGVPNWPTPARMSQVVDKHQVNILYTAPTAIRALMAEGDKAIEGTDRSSLRILGSVGEPINPEAWEWYWKKIGNEKCPVVDTWWQTETGGFMITPLPGATQLKAGSATRPFFGVQPALVDNEGTPLEGATEGNLVITDSWPGQARTLFGDHDRFEQTYFSTFKNMYFSGDGARRDEDGYYWITGRVDDVLNVSGHRLGTAEIESALVSHPKIAEAAVVGIPHNIKGQAIYAYVTLNHGEEPSPELYTEVRNWVRKEIGPLATPDVLHWTDSLPKTRSGKIMRRILRKIAAGDTSNLGDTSTLADPGVVDKLLEEKQAIAMPS, from the coding sequence ATGAGCCAAGTCCATAAACACGACATTCCCGCAAATATTGCGGACCGCTGCCTGATTAACCCTGAGCAGTACCAGGAGAAGTATCAACACTCCATCACCAACCCTGACGCCTTCTGGGGCGAGCAGGGTAAAATCCTTGACTGGATCACGCCCTATCAGACGGTCAAGAACACCTCTTTTGCCCCAGGTAACGTCTCTATTAAATGGTATGAAGACGGTACGCTGAACCTGGCCGCCAACTGTCTGGATCGTCACCTCGCCGAGCGCGGTGACCAGACGGCGATCATCTGGGAGGGCGACGACGCCACCCAGAGCAAAAATATTACCTACCGTGAACTGCACCGCGATGTCTGCCGCTTTGCTAACGTGCTGCTGGCGCAGGGCATCAAGAAAGGCGACGTGGTTGCCATCTATATGCCGATGGTACCGGAAGCGGCCGTGGCGATGCTGGCCTGCGCCCGCATCGGCGCCGTGCACTCCGTGATCTTTGGCGGCTTCTCGCCGGAAGCGGTGGCCGGGCGCATTATCGACTCCAGCTCCAAACTGGTGATCACCGCCGACGAAGGCGTGCGTGCTGGCCGTGCCGTTCCGCTGAAAAAGAACGTCGATGACGCGCTGAAAAACCCCAATGTAAACAGCGTCAACAGTGTGATTGTGCTCAAGCGCACCGGCAACGCCATTGAATGGCATGAGGGGCGCGACCTCTGGTGGAGCGACCTGATTGAGCAGGCCAGCGACCAGCACCAGCCGGAAGCGATGAATGCGGAAGATCCGCTGTTTATCCTCTATACCTCCGGCTCCACCGGCAAGCCGAAGGGCGTCCTGCACACCACCGGCGGCTATCTGGTCTATGCGGCCACCACCTTTAAGTATGTCTTTGATTATCATCAGGGTGATATCTACTGGTGCACCGCCGATGTGGGCTGGGTCACCGGCCACAGCTACCTGCTGTACGGCCCGCTGGCCTGCGGCGCCACCACCCTGATGTTTGAAGGGGTGCCAAACTGGCCGACGCCGGCGCGCATGAGCCAGGTGGTGGACAAACACCAGGTCAATATTCTCTACACCGCCCCGACCGCAATCCGCGCCCTGATGGCGGAAGGCGATAAGGCGATTGAAGGCACCGACCGCTCCTCCCTGCGTATCCTCGGTTCCGTGGGTGAGCCGATCAACCCGGAAGCCTGGGAGTGGTACTGGAAGAAGATCGGCAACGAGAAATGTCCGGTGGTCGATACCTGGTGGCAGACCGAAACCGGCGGGTTCATGATCACCCCGCTGCCGGGCGCCACTCAGCTGAAAGCCGGTTCCGCGACCCGTCCGTTCTTTGGCGTTCAGCCTGCGCTGGTGGATAACGAAGGCACGCCGCTGGAAGGGGCCACCGAAGGCAACCTGGTCATCACCGACTCCTGGCCGGGTCAGGCGCGCACCCTGTTTGGCGATCACGATCGCTTTGAGCAGACCTACTTCTCCACCTTCAAAAATATGTACTTCAGCGGCGACGGCGCGCGTCGTGATGAAGATGGCTACTACTGGATCACCGGCCGCGTGGACGACGTGCTGAACGTCTCCGGCCACCGTCTGGGGACCGCCGAGATCGAATCAGCCCTCGTGTCGCATCCGAAAATCGCCGAAGCGGCGGTGGTCGGTATTCCACACAACATCAAAGGCCAGGCGATCTATGCCTACGTCACCTTAAACCATGGCGAAGAGCCGTCACCCGAGCTCTATACCGAAGTGCGTAACTGGGTGCGGAAAGAGATTGGCCCGCTTGCCACCCCGGACGTGCTGCACTGGACCGACTCGCTGCCGAAAACCCGCTCCGGCAAAATCATGCGCCGTATTCTGCGCAAGATTGCGGCGGGGGATACCAGCAATTTAGGCGACACCTCTACGCTCGCCGATCCTGGCGTGGTGGACAAACTGCTCGAAGAGAAGCAGGCCATCGCAATGCCATCGTAA
- the gltP gene encoding glutamate/aspartate:proton symporter GltP, protein MKNLKVSLAWQILLALVLGILLGSYLHYHSDSREWLIANLLSPAGDIFIHLIKMIVVPIVISTLVVGIAGVGDAKQLGRIGAKTILYFEVITTVAIVLGITLANLFQPGAGIDMSQLATVDISKYQSTTADVQSHSHGLMGTILSLVPTNIVASMAKGEMLPIIFFSVLFGLGLASLPSAHREPLVTVFRSISETMFKVTHMVMRYAPVGVFALISVTVANFGFASLWPLAKLVLLVHFAIIFFALVVLGLVARMCGLSIWILIRILKDELILAYSTASSESVLPRIIQKMEAYGAPASITSFVVPTGYSFNLDGSTLYQSIAAIFIAQLYGIDLSLWQEIVLVLTLMVTSKGIAGVPGVSFVVLLATLGSVGIPLEGLAFIAGVDRILDMARTALNVVGNALAVLVIAKWEHKFDRKKALAYEREVLGRFDKTADQ, encoded by the coding sequence ATGAAAAATTTGAAAGTCAGCCTGGCCTGGCAAATTTTGCTGGCCCTTGTGCTGGGTATCTTGCTGGGTAGTTATCTGCATTATCACAGCGACAGCCGCGAATGGCTGATCGCCAATTTACTGTCGCCGGCCGGCGATATCTTTATTCATCTGATCAAGATGATTGTGGTGCCGATTGTTATCTCGACGCTGGTGGTGGGGATTGCCGGGGTGGGTGACGCGAAGCAACTGGGCCGCATCGGCGCGAAAACTATCCTTTATTTCGAAGTGATCACTACGGTGGCCATTGTTCTCGGCATCACGCTGGCGAATCTGTTCCAGCCGGGGGCGGGCATTGATATGTCGCAGCTGGCGACGGTGGATATTTCGAAATACCAGAGCACAACCGCCGATGTGCAGAGCCACTCTCATGGCCTGATGGGGACGATCCTGTCGCTGGTGCCAACGAATATCGTGGCGTCGATGGCGAAGGGCGAAATGCTGCCGATTATCTTCTTCTCGGTGCTGTTTGGTCTGGGGCTGGCGTCGCTGCCCTCCGCCCACCGCGAGCCGCTGGTGACCGTGTTCCGCTCCATCTCTGAAACCATGTTTAAAGTGACCCACATGGTGATGCGCTATGCGCCGGTAGGGGTGTTTGCGCTGATCTCGGTGACGGTGGCGAACTTCGGTTTTGCCTCCCTGTGGCCGCTGGCGAAGCTGGTGCTGCTGGTGCATTTCGCCATCATCTTCTTCGCACTGGTGGTGCTGGGCTTAGTGGCGCGCATGTGCGGGCTGAGCATCTGGATCCTGATCCGCATCCTGAAGGACGAGCTAATTCTGGCGTACTCCACCGCCAGCTCTGAAAGCGTGCTGCCGCGCATCATCCAGAAGATGGAGGCTTACGGCGCGCCGGCGTCGATCACCAGCTTCGTGGTGCCGACCGGCTACTCCTTTAACCTTGATGGCTCCACGCTGTACCAGAGTATCGCCGCGATCTTTATTGCCCAGCTGTACGGCATTGACCTCTCCCTGTGGCAGGAGATCGTTCTGGTGCTGACGCTGATGGTGACCTCGAAAGGCATTGCCGGCGTGCCGGGCGTGTCGTTTGTGGTGCTGCTTGCGACCCTGGGCAGTGTGGGTATTCCGCTGGAAGGACTGGCGTTTATCGCCGGTGTTGACCGTATCCTCGACATGGCGCGTACCGCGCTGAACGTGGTGGGTAACGCGCTGGCGGTGCTGGTGATTGCCAAGTGGGAACATAAGTTCGACCGTAAAAAAGCGCTGGCCTATGAGCGCGAGGTGCTGGGGCGGTTTGATAAGACGGCTGACCAGTAA
- a CDS encoding tetratricopeptide repeat protein — MKPLYLLLILFTSLASAEEIGGQYLKQAEAGDSRAQYYLAETYYSSGDDKQAETWAEKAAKNGDIDAMALLSQIKLKHGDFAQAKGLAQQATVAGSSPGAVMLARLLVNTRAGKTDYPQALSLLHKVAENTEDDAAVDAQQLLGLIYANGVEVAQDDVQAARWFKQSSTLSRTGYAEYWAGQIFKQGEEGFITPNKQKALYWLNLSCSEGFDTGCEEFDALSGE, encoded by the coding sequence ATGAAACCTCTTTATCTGTTGTTGATCCTTTTTACTTCTCTGGCGAGCGCCGAGGAGATTGGCGGCCAGTACCTGAAGCAGGCTGAGGCGGGCGACAGCCGTGCCCAGTATTACCTTGCCGAAACATATTACAGCTCGGGTGATGATAAGCAGGCCGAAACCTGGGCCGAAAAAGCAGCGAAAAACGGCGATATCGATGCCATGGCCCTGCTGTCCCAAATCAAGTTAAAGCACGGCGATTTCGCTCAGGCCAAAGGGCTGGCGCAGCAGGCCACGGTGGCGGGCAGCTCGCCGGGCGCGGTGATGCTGGCGCGTTTGCTGGTAAACACCCGGGCCGGGAAGACCGACTATCCGCAGGCGCTGAGCTTACTGCACAAGGTCGCTGAGAATACCGAAGACGACGCCGCCGTTGATGCCCAGCAGTTGCTGGGGCTGATCTACGCCAACGGCGTGGAAGTGGCGCAGGATGATGTGCAGGCCGCGCGGTGGTTTAAGCAAAGCTCCACGCTGTCACGCACAGGCTATGCGGAGTACTGGGCGGGCCAGATCTTTAAGCAGGGCGAGGAGGGATTTATCACCCCCAATAAACAGAAGGCGCTCTACTGGTTGAATCTGAGCTGTAGCGAAGGGTTTGATACCGGATGTGAGGAGTTTGATGCGTTAAGCGGGGAGTAA
- a CDS encoding Hok/Gef family protein — protein sequence MTPLKYVAGIIVIICLTIVIFAFINRGKLCELTIKSEQHEVAAKLACAAG from the coding sequence ATGACGCCATTAAAATATGTCGCAGGCATAATAGTTATTATTTGTCTGACTATCGTGATATTCGCCTTTATTAATCGCGGTAAGTTATGCGAACTCACAATAAAGAGTGAACAACACGAAGTGGCGGCTAAATTAGCCTGCGCAGCAGGCTAA
- the fdhF gene encoding formate dehydrogenase subunit alpha has protein sequence MKNVITVCPYCASGCKINLVVDNGVIVRAEAANGKTNQGTLCLKGYFGWDFINDTQILTPRLKSPMIRRTRGGKLTPVSWEEALDYVASRLTAIKKKHGPDAIQTTGSSRGTGNETNYLMQKFARAVIGTNNVDCCARVUHGPSVAGLHQSVGNGAMSNAINEIDNTALVFIFGYNPADSHPIVANHILRAKQNGAKIIVCDPRRIETARIADMHIALRNGSNIALLNAIGHVIIAEQLYDRAFVARRTEGFDEYREIVERYTPESVESITGVSAGEIRQAARLYARANTATLLWGMGVTQFWQGVETVRALTSLAMLTGNLGKAHAGVNPVRGQNNVQGACDMGALPDTYPGYQYVKFPENREKFAKAWGVESLPANPGYRISELPHRAAHGEVRAAYIMGEDPLQTDAELSAVRKAFDDLELVIVQDIFMTKTAAAADVILPSTSWGEHEGVYTAADRGFQRFFKAVEPKWELKTDWQIISEIATRMGYPMHYDNTQQIWDELRQLCPAFKGATYEKMGELGYIQWPCRDESPEDRGTSYLFAEKFDTPNGLAQFFTCDWMAPMDTLSPEYPMVLSTVREVGHYSCRSMTGNCAALSALADEPGYVQINTGDAKQLGIEDDALVWITSRKGRVITRAQVSDRPNKGAVYMTYQWWIGACNELVTENLSPITKTPEYKYCAVRLEPIADQAAAERYVIDEYNALKKRLRETAMG, from the coding sequence ATGAAAAACGTCATCACGGTTTGCCCCTATTGCGCATCAGGTTGCAAGATCAACCTGGTGGTCGATAACGGCGTAATCGTCCGGGCGGAGGCGGCCAACGGCAAAACCAACCAGGGCACGCTGTGCCTGAAGGGCTACTTCGGCTGGGATTTTATTAACGATACCCAAATCCTCACCCCGCGGCTGAAAAGCCCGATGATCCGCAGAACGCGCGGCGGCAAGCTGACGCCCGTTTCGTGGGAAGAGGCGCTGGATTATGTGGCCAGTCGCCTCACCGCCATCAAGAAAAAGCACGGCCCGGATGCGATCCAGACCACCGGCTCGTCACGCGGCACCGGGAATGAAACCAACTATCTGATGCAGAAGTTTGCGCGCGCCGTTATCGGCACCAATAACGTCGACTGCTGCGCCCGCGTCTGACACGGCCCCTCGGTTGCAGGTCTGCACCAGTCGGTCGGCAATGGCGCCATGAGCAATGCCATCAACGAGATTGATAACACTGCGTTAGTCTTTATTTTTGGCTATAACCCGGCGGATTCGCACCCGATTGTCGCCAACCATATTCTGCGCGCGAAACAGAACGGGGCAAAAATCATCGTCTGCGATCCGCGGCGCATCGAAACCGCCCGCATTGCCGATATGCATATCGCATTGCGAAACGGCTCGAACATCGCCCTGCTCAACGCCATCGGCCACGTGATTATTGCCGAGCAGCTCTACGATCGGGCCTTCGTTGCCCGCCGCACGGAGGGCTTTGATGAGTACCGTGAGATCGTTGAACGCTATACGCCGGAGTCGGTGGAGAGCATTACCGGCGTAAGTGCGGGAGAGATCCGTCAGGCGGCACGTCTGTATGCCAGGGCCAACACCGCTACCCTGCTGTGGGGCATGGGGGTGACCCAGTTCTGGCAGGGGGTGGAAACCGTGCGCGCGCTCACCAGCCTTGCCATGCTGACCGGCAATCTCGGCAAAGCCCATGCGGGGGTCAACCCGGTGCGTGGCCAGAATAACGTGCAGGGGGCATGCGACATGGGGGCACTGCCGGATACCTATCCGGGCTACCAGTACGTTAAGTTTCCGGAAAACCGCGAGAAATTTGCCAAAGCCTGGGGCGTGGAGAGCCTGCCGGCGAACCCCGGCTACCGTATCAGCGAGCTGCCGCACCGCGCGGCCCACGGCGAGGTGCGGGCGGCGTACATCATGGGCGAAGACCCGCTGCAAACCGATGCTGAGCTCTCGGCGGTGCGCAAAGCTTTTGACGATCTGGAGCTGGTGATTGTCCAGGATATCTTTATGACCAAAACCGCGGCGGCGGCGGACGTGATCCTGCCCTCCACCTCCTGGGGCGAGCATGAAGGGGTCTACACCGCAGCCGATCGCGGCTTCCAGCGCTTCTTCAAAGCCGTGGAGCCAAAGTGGGAGCTGAAAACCGACTGGCAGATTATCAGCGAGATTGCCACCCGGATGGGTTATCCGATGCACTACGACAACACCCAGCAAATCTGGGACGAGCTGCGCCAGCTCTGCCCGGCCTTTAAGGGGGCAACCTACGAGAAGATGGGCGAGCTGGGCTATATCCAGTGGCCCTGCCGGGACGAGTCGCCGGAAGATCGGGGCACCTCGTACCTGTTCGCCGAGAAATTCGATACCCCGAACGGGCTGGCGCAGTTCTTCACCTGCGACTGGATGGCGCCGATGGATACGCTGTCGCCAGAGTATCCGATGGTGCTCTCCACCGTGCGCGAAGTGGGTCACTACTCCTGCCGCTCCATGACCGGCAACTGTGCGGCGCTGTCGGCGCTGGCGGATGAGCCCGGCTATGTACAAATCAACACCGGGGATGCCAAACAGCTGGGCATTGAGGATGACGCCCTGGTGTGGATCACCTCACGTAAAGGCCGGGTCATCACCCGGGCCCAGGTGAGCGATCGGCCAAACAAAGGTGCGGTATACATGACCTACCAGTGGTGGATTGGCGCCTGCAACGAGCTGGTAACGGAAAACCTGAGCCCGATAACCAAAACGCCGGAATATAAATATTGTGCCGTGCGCCTTGAACCGATAGCGGATCAGGCTGCCGCCGAGCGCTATGTTATCGATGAATATAATGCGTTGAAAAAGCGTTTACGGGAAACCGCAATGGGATAA
- a CDS encoding response regulator, whose protein sequence is MKPAILVVDDDTAVCELLQDVLNEHVFTVHVCHNGQDALRLASQMPDIALVLLDMMLPDINGLQVLQQLQKQRPELPVIMLTGLGSESDVVVGLEMGADDYIGKPFNPRVVVARVKAVLRRTGALAAEPAAVPRAGGIGFNGWTLDTARCELIDAARNVVSLTQGEYGLLLALTQNARRVLSREQLLELTHSESAEVFDRTIDVLIMRLRRKIEINPHQPLLIKTIRGLGYVFAADVQHGDRAA, encoded by the coding sequence ATGAAACCAGCAATTCTGGTGGTCGATGACGACACCGCGGTCTGCGAACTGTTGCAGGACGTTCTCAACGAGCACGTCTTTACCGTCCATGTCTGCCACAACGGGCAGGATGCGCTGCGTCTGGCCAGCCAGATGCCGGATATTGCACTGGTTTTGCTCGATATGATGCTGCCGGATATCAACGGCCTGCAGGTGTTACAGCAGCTGCAAAAACAGCGTCCTGAGCTGCCGGTCATTATGCTCACGGGTCTTGGTAGCGAGTCGGATGTGGTGGTGGGGCTGGAGATGGGGGCGGACGATTATATCGGCAAACCCTTTAACCCCCGGGTGGTGGTGGCGCGCGTTAAAGCTGTGCTCCGCCGCACCGGCGCGCTGGCGGCAGAGCCTGCGGCGGTCCCGCGGGCGGGCGGGATCGGCTTCAACGGCTGGACGCTGGACACCGCACGCTGTGAGCTCATTGACGCAGCGCGCAACGTGGTCTCCCTGACCCAGGGCGAATACGGTCTGCTGCTGGCGCTCACCCAGAATGCCCGGCGGGTGCTGAGCCGGGAACAGCTGCTGGAGCTGACTCACAGCGAAAGTGCCGAGGTGTTCGATCGCACCATCGACGTGCTGATCATGCGCCTGCGCCGCAAAATCGAAATCAATCCCCATCAGCCGCTGCTGATTAAAACCATCCGCGGGCTGGGCTATGTCTTTGCCGCCGACGTGCAGCATGGCGACAGGGCGGCCTAG
- a CDS encoding carbohydrate kinase family protein — MMERRGIIAAGNMLVDHVHQIVQWPERGWLAEITHSERATGGAPLNVLLTVAKMHTGIPLQAVGLVGEDNDGDYILAMLDQYHVNRQRVQRTTFAPTSMSQVMTDPSGQRTFFHSPGANRLLDLPAFDRLDYSMKIFHLGYLLLLDSLDMPDEEYGTRSARLLAQMRDLGFKTSLDLVSRKGDPRYQPLVLPALRHLDYLVINELEAGEFSGLPMRDDQDAPVIANIAAAAADLLAAGVKSRVVIHCPEGAWGQEPGQAGGWIPSWRLSREEIVGSVGAGDAFCAGFLYGCHESLSLTESIQMAHACARASLLAANAIDGAKTLQELQLFIEENPLV; from the coding sequence ATAATGGAACGCCGGGGCATTATCGCGGCGGGTAATATGCTGGTGGATCATGTCCACCAGATTGTGCAGTGGCCGGAGCGCGGCTGGCTGGCGGAGATCACCCACAGCGAGCGCGCCACCGGCGGCGCACCGCTCAACGTGCTGTTAACCGTGGCAAAAATGCATACCGGGATCCCGCTACAGGCGGTCGGGCTGGTGGGGGAGGATAACGACGGGGATTACATTCTCGCCATGCTCGACCAGTATCACGTCAACCGCCAGCGGGTACAGCGCACCACCTTTGCCCCCACCTCCATGTCGCAGGTAATGACCGACCCCAGCGGCCAGCGCACCTTTTTCCACTCACCGGGGGCGAACCGCCTGCTGGATCTGCCCGCCTTTGACCGGCTCGATTACAGCATGAAGATCTTCCATCTGGGCTATCTGCTGCTGCTCGACAGCCTGGATATGCCGGACGAAGAATATGGCACCCGCAGCGCGCGGCTGCTGGCGCAGATGCGCGATCTGGGGTTTAAAACGTCCCTCGATCTGGTGTCGCGTAAGGGCGATCCGCGCTATCAGCCGCTGGTGCTCCCTGCCCTGCGCCATCTCGACTATCTGGTGATCAACGAGCTGGAGGCGGGCGAGTTCAGCGGCCTGCCGATGCGCGATGACCAGGACGCGCCGGTGATCGCTAATATTGCCGCGGCGGCGGCAGATCTGCTGGCGGCGGGGGTGAAGTCACGGGTGGTGATCCACTGCCCGGAGGGGGCCTGGGGACAGGAGCCGGGTCAGGCGGGAGGCTGGATCCCCTCGTGGCGGCTGAGCCGGGAGGAGATTGTTGGCAGCGTCGGCGCAGGGGATGCCTTCTGCGCCGGATTTTTGTATGGCTGCCACGAATCGCTGTCGCTGACGGAGAGTATTCAGATGGCGCACGCCTGCGCCCGGGCCAGCCTGCTGGCCGCCAACGCCATCGACGGGGCAAAAACGTTGCAGGAGCTACAGCTGTTTATTGAGGAGAACCCCCTGGTCTAG
- a CDS encoding ketose 1,6-bisphosphate aldolase yields the protein MPLISLADGLAHAREQRYALGAFNVLDSHFLRALFAAARQENSPFIINIAEVHFKYVSLDSLVEAVKFEAARHDIPVVLNLDHGLHFEAVVRALRLGFSSVMFDGSTLSYEENIRQTREVVKMCHAVGVSVEAELGAVGGDEGGALYGHADEAFFTDPALAREFVDQTGIDALAVAIGNAHGKYKGEPKLDFARLDAIRQQTGLPLVLHGGSGISDADFRRAIELGIHKINFYTGMSQAALGAVEQRMANRQPLYDEFAELLLGIEEAITDTVAAQMRIFGSAGQA from the coding sequence ATGCCGCTTATCTCTCTCGCCGACGGGCTGGCGCACGCCCGGGAACAGCGTTACGCGCTGGGGGCGTTTAACGTCCTCGACTCTCACTTCCTGCGGGCGCTCTTTGCCGCGGCCCGCCAGGAGAACTCGCCCTTTATCATCAACATTGCCGAAGTGCACTTTAAGTACGTGTCGCTCGATTCCCTGGTGGAGGCGGTGAAGTTTGAAGCCGCCCGGCATGACATCCCGGTGGTGCTGAACCTCGATCACGGTCTGCATTTCGAGGCGGTGGTGCGGGCGCTGCGTCTGGGGTTCAGCTCGGTGATGTTCGATGGTTCCACGCTGAGCTACGAGGAGAACATCCGCCAGACGCGGGAAGTGGTGAAGATGTGCCACGCGGTGGGCGTGTCGGTGGAGGCGGAGCTGGGCGCGGTGGGGGGCGATGAGGGCGGCGCCCTGTACGGTCACGCCGACGAAGCCTTTTTCACCGATCCAGCCCTGGCGCGGGAATTTGTCGACCAGACCGGCATTGATGCCCTGGCGGTGGCCATCGGCAATGCCCACGGCAAGTACAAGGGGGAGCCGAAGCTCGATTTTGCCCGTCTTGACGCCATCCGCCAGCAAACCGGCCTGCCGCTGGTGCTGCACGGCGGCTCCGGGATCAGTGACGCCGATTTTCGCCGCGCCATTGAGCTTGGGATCCACAAAATTAACTTCTATACCGGCATGTCCCAGGCGGCGCTGGGGGCCGTGGAGCAGCGCATGGCCAACCGGCAGCCGCTGTATGACGAGTTTGCTGAGCTGCTGCTGGGCATCGAAGAGGCGATTACCGACACCGTCGCCGCGCAGATGCGCATCTTCGGCAGCGCGGGGCAAGCATAA
- a CDS encoding D-lyxose/D-mannose isomerase, with the protein MKRSEINEILGHTRQFFSMHDVHLPPFASFPPARWQQLDAQAWREVFDLRLGWDVTAFGGDNFAAQGLTLFTLRNGSPGGKPWARCYAEKIMHVRDGQVTPLHFHWRKREDIINRGGGNLILELWNADENEQKEDGDITVSIDGCQQTHAAGSHIRLAPGESICLPPGLYHSFWSEAGFGDVLVGEVSSVNDDDTDNHFLHPTARYNNIDEDEPAVLVLCNEYSLFRL; encoded by the coding sequence ATGAAACGCTCCGAAATTAACGAAATCCTCGGCCACACGCGGCAGTTTTTCTCCATGCACGATGTGCATTTGCCCCCCTTTGCCAGCTTTCCCCCTGCCCGCTGGCAGCAGCTCGACGCACAGGCCTGGCGCGAGGTGTTCGATCTTCGCCTCGGCTGGGACGTGACCGCCTTCGGCGGCGATAACTTCGCCGCCCAGGGGCTGACCCTTTTTACCCTGCGCAACGGCTCGCCCGGCGGCAAGCCGTGGGCCAGATGCTATGCGGAAAAGATCATGCACGTGCGCGACGGGCAGGTCACGCCGCTGCATTTCCACTGGCGCAAACGCGAGGACATCATTAACCGCGGCGGCGGCAATCTGATTCTGGAGCTGTGGAACGCCGATGAAAATGAGCAGAAAGAGGATGGCGATATTACGGTCTCCATCGACGGGTGCCAGCAGACCCACGCGGCAGGCAGCCATATCCGTCTCGCGCCGGGAGAGAGCATCTGTCTGCCGCCCGGTTTGTACCACAGCTTCTGGAGTGAGGCGGGTTTTGGGGATGTGCTGGTGGGCGAGGTCTCCTCGGTGAATGATGACGACACCGACAACCACTTCCTGCACCCCACCGCCCGCTATAACAACATTGATGAAGACGAACCGGCCGTGCTGGTGCTGTGTAACGAGTACAGCCTGTTTCGTCTGTAA
- a CDS encoding ABC transporter substrate-binding protein, translating into MRLKPLVTALCAGALLAATPFVQAKELKSIGVTVGDLANPFFVQITKGAELEARKLAGDNVKVTLVSSGYDLGQQVSQIDNFIAAKVDMIILNAADSKGIGPAVKRAKDAGIVVVAVDVAAEGADATITSNNTQAGEMACKLITDRLKGKGNVVIINGPPVSAVQNRVEGCQTEFKKHPDIKVLSDNQNAKGSREGGLEVMTSLLAANPKIDGVFAINDPTAIGADLAAKQAQRNEFFIVGVDGSPDAEEALKRENSLFIATPAQDPQVMAAKAVEIGYGILQGKPAPKEPVLIPVTMIDKNNVGTYKGWTVK; encoded by the coding sequence ATGCGTTTAAAACCTCTTGTTACCGCGCTCTGTGCTGGCGCACTGCTTGCAGCAACCCCATTTGTCCAGGCCAAAGAGCTGAAGTCCATCGGCGTGACGGTGGGTGATCTGGCCAACCCGTTCTTTGTGCAGATCACCAAAGGGGCGGAGCTGGAAGCACGCAAACTGGCGGGAGATAACGTGAAAGTGACGCTGGTCTCCAGCGGTTACGATCTCGGCCAGCAGGTGTCGCAGATTGATAACTTCATCGCCGCTAAGGTCGATATGATCATTCTTAACGCCGCAGACTCGAAGGGGATCGGCCCGGCGGTGAAGCGCGCGAAAGATGCCGGGATCGTGGTGGTGGCGGTTGACGTGGCGGCAGAGGGTGCCGATGCGACCATCACCTCCAACAACACCCAGGCGGGCGAGATGGCCTGTAAGTTGATTACCGACCGTCTGAAAGGCAAAGGCAACGTGGTCATCATCAACGGGCCGCCGGTCTCTGCGGTACAGAACCGCGTGGAAGGGTGCCAGACCGAATTTAAAAAACATCCGGATATCAAGGTGCTCTCGGATAACCAGAACGCCAAGGGCAGCCGTGAAGGCGGACTGGAGGTGATGACCTCGCTGCTGGCCGCCAATCCGAAGATCGACGGCGTGTTCGCCATCAACGATCCGACGGCGATCGGGGCCGATCTGGCGGCGAAACAGGCGCAACGTAACGAGTTCTTTATCGTTGGCGTGGATGGTTCCCCGGATGCGGAAGAGGCGCTGAAGCGCGAAAACTCCCTCTTTATCGCCACCCCGGCGCAGGACCCGCAGGTGATGGCGGCGAAAGCGGTGGAGATTGGCTATGGCATTCTGCAGGGTAAACCGGCGCCGAAAGAGCCGGTGCTGATCCCGGTGACGATGATCGATAAGAACAACGTCGGCACCTATAAGGGCTGGACGGTTAAGTGA